A window of the Parvularcula bermudensis HTCC2503 genome harbors these coding sequences:
- a CDS encoding type II toxin-antitoxin system VapC family toxin, with product MSRAVFDAPVVAAWMVASPVTQNALALKSAHAPLAPSYIMVELANVLWRYDRVSGLPGDSAAAILPLLRTELALTPDEALIDRAFALARRIGEPVFDCLYVALAMREGVPLVTLNRRLIAAVEEAALAPIIKLRLDGRGEVSPTQCDGPKPGSPGGPDLGSRP from the coding sequence ATGAGCCGCGCCGTGTTCGATGCGCCCGTGGTTGCCGCCTGGATGGTCGCAAGCCCGGTCACCCAAAACGCCCTTGCGCTCAAATCGGCCCATGCGCCCCTCGCCCCGAGCTATATCATGGTCGAGCTGGCCAATGTCCTCTGGCGCTACGACCGGGTGAGCGGCCTTCCCGGTGACAGCGCCGCGGCTATTCTCCCGCTCTTGCGCACTGAATTGGCGCTGACACCCGATGAGGCGCTCATCGACCGCGCCTTCGCCCTGGCCCGACGGATCGGCGAGCCGGTCTTTGATTGCCTCTATGTGGCCCTGGCCATGCGAGAGGGGGTGCCCCTTGTGACCCTGAACCGCCGCCTGATCGCCGCGGTCGAGGAGGCGGCCCTGGCGCCCATCATCAAGCTCCGGCTCGACGGTCGCGGTGAGGTGTCGCCGACCCAATGCGACGGGCCCAAGCCGGGGAGCCCTGGGGGGCCGGACCTTGGCTCTCGGCCGTAG
- a CDS encoding FitA-like ribbon-helix-helix domain-containing protein — protein MAQVLVRKLEEGVVSSLKRLAAEKGVSLEQYLRDVLTETAEAPSAAFDRLAADLRAATAQTAFDPAIIVREARER, from the coding sequence ATGGCTCAAGTGCTGGTCCGAAAACTCGAAGAAGGCGTCGTTTCATCCCTCAAACGACTGGCGGCTGAAAAAGGCGTTTCCCTTGAGCAATATCTCCGTGACGTCTTGACGGAAACGGCCGAGGCCCCATCGGCGGCGTTTGATCGTCTGGCGGCCGATTTGCGGGCTGCGACGGCGCAAACCGCCTTCGACCCCGCCATCATCGTCAGAGAAGCCCGCGAGCGATGA
- a CDS encoding DNA polymerase III subunit gamma/tau, with translation MTDDLSPPPTSPGYRVLARKYRPQSFDDLLGHEAMVRTLRNAFAADRIAHAFILTGVRGVGKTTTARIIARALNYETETIDRPTVDMPVEGRHCRAIAESRHPDVYEMDAASRTGVGDIRELIEGVRYAPIEGRYKVYIIDEVHMLSTNAFNALLKTLEEPPAHVKFIFATTEIRKVPVTVLSRCQRFDLRRFDITSLSAHLAGIAEKEEAAISKEALDMIAQAAEGSVRDALSLLDQALVQKAGEAIGAADIRDMLGLVDRTQTWDLLGAAMAGDAKTALRLFREQYDGGADAGQVMRDLLSLTHLLTRTLVAGDEAAAHGQAGEADTERAQAMAHGVPLPALTRSWSLLMKALEEVQNAPDAAAAAEIGLIRVAYAAGQPTPEEALKALGQAAPQAAAQAAPQAAPQAAPQAAPQAAPSAERAPTGAATGPQGSWSPTGGQVAVAVNAAPDAGPHTAPDPAQPSPERPARPMLTAPSPAPSPTIETLDDIAALAGVKRDARLREEIETCLIPVHLETGRLDVAVTEAAPKDLTGRLGQALKAWTGRPWIVSIVADPGEVPTIRGRRNQAIKANPVVNAALSAFPKARIAAVRPLSSPTAPGEDSA, from the coding sequence GTGACCGACGACCTTTCCCCGCCCCCGACCTCTCCAGGCTATCGCGTCCTGGCGCGCAAATATCGCCCCCAGAGCTTCGATGACCTTCTTGGGCATGAGGCCATGGTCAGAACGCTGCGCAACGCCTTTGCCGCCGACCGGATTGCCCATGCTTTCATCCTCACCGGGGTCCGGGGGGTGGGCAAGACCACGACGGCAAGAATCATCGCCAGAGCCCTTAATTACGAAACCGAAACGATCGATCGCCCCACCGTCGATATGCCTGTTGAGGGTCGGCATTGTCGGGCCATCGCCGAAAGCCGTCACCCGGATGTCTATGAGATGGACGCCGCCTCCCGCACCGGGGTCGGCGACATTCGGGAACTGATCGAAGGCGTCCGATACGCGCCGATCGAAGGACGCTACAAGGTCTACATCATCGACGAAGTCCATATGCTGTCGACCAATGCGTTCAACGCGCTGCTCAAGACCCTCGAAGAACCCCCGGCCCACGTCAAATTCATCTTTGCGACCACGGAGATCCGCAAGGTCCCGGTGACGGTCCTGTCCCGATGCCAGCGCTTCGACCTACGGCGCTTTGATATCACTTCGCTATCAGCTCATTTGGCAGGCATTGCCGAGAAGGAAGAGGCGGCGATCAGCAAAGAAGCCCTCGACATGATCGCCCAGGCTGCTGAGGGGTCGGTGAGAGATGCGCTGTCCCTCTTGGACCAGGCCTTGGTCCAAAAGGCGGGGGAGGCGATTGGCGCCGCTGATATCCGCGACATGCTGGGCCTTGTGGACCGCACCCAGACCTGGGACCTTCTGGGGGCCGCAATGGCGGGCGATGCCAAGACTGCCCTTCGGCTGTTTCGGGAGCAATATGACGGCGGCGCCGATGCCGGGCAGGTCATGCGTGACCTTCTGTCCCTCACCCACCTGCTGACCAGGACCCTTGTGGCCGGGGACGAGGCCGCGGCCCACGGACAGGCGGGCGAGGCCGATACCGAGCGCGCGCAGGCCATGGCTCATGGGGTCCCGCTCCCCGCCCTGACCCGCTCCTGGTCCTTGCTCATGAAGGCCCTTGAGGAGGTGCAAAATGCGCCGGACGCCGCCGCAGCCGCGGAGATTGGCTTGATCCGCGTCGCCTATGCCGCCGGGCAACCGACGCCGGAGGAGGCGCTCAAGGCGCTCGGCCAGGCTGCTCCCCAGGCCGCCGCCCAAGCCGCGCCCCAGGCCGCGCCCCAGGCCGCGCCCCAGGCCGCGCCCCAGGCCGCACCATCGGCGGAGCGCGCCCCAACCGGCGCCGCGACGGGGCCCCAAGGCAGCTGGTCGCCCACGGGCGGGCAAGTGGCGGTCGCGGTGAACGCCGCCCCGGACGCGGGGCCCCATACCGCCCCAGACCCTGCTCAACCGTCGCCTGAACGTCCGGCACGCCCGATGCTCACCGCCCCTTCCCCCGCGCCGTCTCCGACAATCGAAACCCTCGATGATATCGCAGCGCTAGCGGGCGTTAAGCGCGATGCCCGCCTGCGCGAAGAAATAGAGACATGCCTGATCCCTGTGCATTTGGAGACCGGGCGTCTTGATGTGGCGGTGACGGAGGCCGCGCCGAAGGATCTCACTGGACGTCTTGGTCAGGCGCTCAAGGCATGGACCGGCCGGCCATGGATCGTGTCGATCGTCGCCGACCCTGGGGAGGTGCCGACCATCAGGGGGCGACGAAACCAGGCCATCAAGGCCAATCCAGTGGTGAATGCGGCCCTTTCCGCGTTTCCCAAGGCGCGTATCGCGGCGGTGCGGCCCCTGTCGTCGCCAACGGCGCCGGGGGAGGACAGCGCATGA
- a CDS encoding DinB family protein, whose product MITPSYARMMAAYTRWQNQSLMIAADTLSDGDRAADQGAFFGSIDATFAHLLWGDSIWLSRFGAAPAPQATSIADGTAPLPWGAFCARRRDVDALIIRWAESLDPQDLEGDLSWFSGATGRQMSRPRRQLIVHFFNHGTHHRGQIHAMLTRLGTTPWDTDLPFMPETAPHL is encoded by the coding sequence ATGATCACCCCTTCCTATGCCCGGATGATGGCGGCCTATACACGCTGGCAAAACCAAAGCCTGATGATCGCCGCCGACACCCTCAGCGATGGGGACAGGGCCGCGGATCAAGGGGCCTTCTTCGGCTCCATCGACGCCACCTTCGCCCATCTCCTCTGGGGTGATAGCATATGGCTATCGAGGTTCGGGGCGGCCCCCGCGCCGCAGGCGACCTCGATCGCGGACGGCACAGCACCCCTGCCCTGGGGGGCGTTTTGCGCGCGACGCCGGGATGTCGACGCGCTCATCATCCGGTGGGCGGAAAGCCTCGACCCCCAAGACCTCGAAGGGGACCTCAGCTGGTTTTCCGGCGCCACGGGACGGCAAATGTCCCGGCCCCGCCGACAGCTTATCGTCCATTTTTTCAATCACGGGACCCATCACCGCGGACAGATCCACGCCATGCTGACACGGCTTGGCACCACGCCTTGGGATACCGACCTACCGTTCATGCCCGAAACGGCGCCTCACCTCTGA
- a CDS encoding DUF3011 domain-containing protein: MLSPSLIIGAVALSLGAAGDPPTTDLDAFLEGGRHGVKPSAGYSTGRPAEGGDRRHQTVRRVTCAAAGAYRECPAPGHISQIRLDGGPCRLGLDWGVGRRMVWVDRHCRARFTVTGGQSWAPSPPPPPQDLSSVSCSSEDWRYRECAIPTAFSDIRVQTRWSDAPCRRNREWGLTKGGIWVDNGCRARFSYRQL; this comes from the coding sequence ATGCTGTCCCCATCCCTTATCATCGGCGCGGTGGCCCTGTCCCTGGGAGCCGCCGGAGATCCCCCGACCACCGATCTCGATGCCTTCCTTGAGGGCGGGCGGCACGGCGTGAAACCCTCGGCCGGCTATAGTACAGGGCGTCCCGCCGAGGGCGGGGACAGGCGCCATCAGACCGTCCGCCGGGTCACCTGCGCAGCGGCCGGCGCCTATCGGGAGTGCCCCGCGCCCGGACATATCAGCCAGATCCGCCTTGATGGCGGCCCCTGCCGTCTCGGTCTCGACTGGGGCGTCGGACGGCGCATGGTGTGGGTCGATCGTCATTGCCGCGCGCGGTTCACGGTCACCGGCGGCCAATCCTGGGCGCCATCGCCCCCCCCGCCGCCCCAGGACTTATCCTCAGTAAGTTGCAGTAGTGAGGACTGGCGCTATCGCGAATGCGCCATCCCCACCGCCTTTTCCGACATCAGGGTGCAGACGAGATGGTCCGATGCCCCCTGTCGGCGAAATCGCGAATGGGGCCTCACCAAGGGAGGGATCTGGGTCGACAATGGCTGCCGGGCGCGGTTCAGCTATCGCCAGCTCTAG
- a CDS encoding YbaB/EbfC family nucleoid-associated protein codes for MKNFSDMMKQAAGLQKKMEEIQTQMAGLEASGSAGAGLVSVTLNGKGYASKVSIDPKLFAEDEKEVLEDLVTAAINDAKAKLEEKSAEQMKSLTEGFPLPPGMKLPF; via the coding sequence ATGAAGAATTTCAGCGACATGATGAAACAGGCGGCGGGCCTGCAAAAGAAGATGGAAGAGATCCAGACGCAAATGGCGGGACTTGAGGCCAGCGGCAGCGCCGGGGCGGGGTTGGTCAGCGTCACCCTCAACGGCAAAGGCTATGCGTCGAAAGTGTCGATCGATCCCAAACTCTTTGCCGAAGACGAAAAAGAAGTCCTGGAAGACTTGGTCACCGCCGCCATCAATGATGCAAAGGCAAAACTCGAAGAGAAATCCGCCGAGCAGATGAAATCGCTCACCGAAGGCTTCCCCCTGCCGCCCGGCATGAAGCTGCCATTCTAA